The DNA sequence GGTTTCAAGAGATCCAACTGCTGATTGGGAAGGCATAAAAAAATTCTCCTAAAATTTATATAAAAATTAACGATAATATAGAACAATTACTAAAAAGTAAATCGATAAGGCTCAGAGGCTTCTGTGTAATGTATTGGCAAAACGTCCACTACATTGGGGGGAGGATTCGGGACAATATAATGACTTTGAATTACTCCTCCAAAAACATTTGCTCCTTGTCGGATACCTTCTTCCATTGCCCGTTTGACTTCGGATACAGGACCTCGAAAAGCAATGACAAAATCACCTTTTTCTGCTTTATCGAAATAAACGATAGTAACACGAGCGGCTTTAACCACCGCATCGGCTGTCGCCAAAATGGATGGAAAACCGAGGGTTTCAATTACTCCTACTGCTTCAGGCATCGGTGATCAAAAAATAGATATTAAGTAATTTATCTATTTAGATTTTGCTAACATGATTTGTTTGTTGTTAGGACATCTAAAGTCGATTCTGCTAATCTTACCATTTCTTGGTAACAGGGGAGAATAACCTGTAACTATTGAATATTGAATATTGATAATTAACTATATAAGTAGAAGTAATAAATAAGTTTAGACAAGGGGCAAGGGCAATTAGTAATTAAGACATGGCAATAGGGAAACCCCTCTGTGTCTCCCTTTAAAAGGGCAGAAGGGCAGAAGGGCAATGGTAAATAGTTGATAATTAATAACTCCTAACTCTTAACTCCGTTCACGAGTGAAGAGAATGTATGAGCGGAGCGAAGTCCCCTTTCTTCCTAACACCCCAACACCCTAACACCCTAACACCCTAACACCCTAACTTCTGACTCCTACTTGATTAGTTATTTTTTTCCCAGCAACCGATAGAATCTATTTTCTAAACATTTTTAACATTCTTTGGGTAACTAAAAAGCCTCCAGAAATGTTAATTGTTCCTACCAAAATTGCGATCGCACCTAGTATAGTGGTAGGAGAAGTTAGTTCTCCTGAAATTTGCAACATTCCACCAACAATTATAATACCGCTAATGGCATTAGTGACGCTCATTAAGGGAGTGTGTAGGGCAGGGGTTACATTCCAGATGACTTGCCAACCAACAAAAACAGCTAAAATAAAAACTGTAAAATGGGATAAGAAAGACTCAGGCGCACCTATACCGATGCCGATAAGGGCTAAAATAGCTAACAATGCCCAAATAAGTCCCCCGTTG is a window from the Cyanobacterium sp. Dongsha4 genome containing:
- a CDS encoding BMC domain-containing protein translates to MPEAVGVIETLGFPSILATADAVVKAARVTIVYFDKAEKGDFVIAFRGPVSEVKRAMEEGIRQGANVFGGVIQSHYIVPNPPPNVVDVLPIHYTEASEPYRFTF